The proteins below are encoded in one region of Bacillus alveayuensis:
- a CDS encoding glutamate synthase (NADPH/NADH) small chain (product_source=KO:K00266; cath_funfam=1.10.1060.10,3.50.50.60; cog=COG0493; ko=KO:K00266; pfam=PF07992,PF14691; superfamily=46548,51971; tigrfam=TIGR01317) — MGKVTGFMEYVREEEVKRDPLSRLDHWKEYSQRMSNEVLQRQGARCMDCGTPFCHMGYELNGLTSGCPIHNLIPEWNDLVYKGRWKEALERLLMTNNFPEFTGRVCPAPCEGSCTVAISDPAVAIKGIERAIIDKGFEEGWIKPRIPKVRTGKKIAIVGSGPAGLACADQLNQAGHTVTVYERADRVGGLLMYGIPNMKLEKSIVERRVKLLEEEGIQFVTNTEIGKDVSASELRDQYDAVVLCTGAQKQRDLIIEGRELKGVHFAMDYLTNTTKSLLDSNFEDGQCINVEGKNVIVIGGGDTGADCVATALRQKCKSVVQFGKHPQLPKERTSDNPWPQFPLVFTLDYAYEEAEAKFGRDPREYCIQTKKIVGDEQGRVKELHTIQMEKTVDENGKVVFREIPGTEKVWPCDHVFIAIGFEGPEHPVLQEFGVEIENRKVKAPYGKYTTNLDGVFAAGDVRRGQSLIVWAIHEGREAAREVDRFLMGTTTLP, encoded by the coding sequence TTGGGTAAAGTAACAGGTTTTATGGAATATGTCCGCGAAGAAGAAGTAAAACGTGATCCTCTTTCCCGCCTTGATCATTGGAAAGAATATTCACAACGAATGTCTAACGAAGTGCTACAAAGACAAGGAGCCCGCTGCATGGATTGCGGGACTCCCTTTTGCCATATGGGGTATGAATTAAATGGTCTTACGTCCGGATGTCCAATACACAATCTTATTCCAGAATGGAACGATCTTGTTTATAAAGGTCGATGGAAAGAGGCATTAGAAAGATTATTAATGACAAACAACTTTCCTGAGTTTACAGGCCGTGTATGTCCTGCACCTTGCGAAGGTTCTTGTACTGTTGCGATATCGGATCCTGCTGTTGCCATTAAAGGAATCGAACGTGCAATTATTGATAAAGGGTTTGAGGAAGGGTGGATTAAGCCTCGAATTCCGAAGGTTCGCACTGGGAAAAAGATTGCCATTGTTGGTAGCGGACCTGCTGGTTTAGCTTGTGCTGACCAATTAAATCAAGCAGGCCACACGGTTACCGTCTACGAGCGGGCAGATCGAGTTGGCGGGTTATTAATGTATGGTATTCCTAACATGAAATTAGAAAAAAGCATCGTGGAGCGGAGGGTGAAGCTTCTAGAAGAAGAAGGCATTCAATTTGTAACCAATACAGAAATTGGAAAGGATGTAAGCGCCTCTGAACTTCGTGATCAATATGATGCGGTAGTCCTTTGTACAGGAGCGCAAAAACAACGTGATTTAATCATTGAAGGGCGAGAACTAAAAGGTGTTCATTTCGCCATGGACTATTTAACGAATACAACGAAAAGCTTGCTCGACTCTAATTTTGAAGACGGTCAATGTATTAATGTTGAGGGGAAAAATGTTATTGTGATCGGCGGTGGTGACACAGGAGCTGACTGTGTAGCTACAGCTTTAAGACAGAAGTGTAAAAGTGTTGTGCAATTTGGTAAGCATCCACAGCTTCCGAAAGAACGGACATCTGACAACCCTTGGCCACAATTTCCATTAGTGTTTACACTTGATTATGCATATGAAGAAGCAGAAGCAAAATTTGGAAGAGATCCGCGTGAATATTGTATTCAAACGAAGAAAATTGTTGGGGATGAACAAGGTCGCGTAAAGGAATTACACACGATTCAAATGGAAAAAACGGTAGATGAAAACGGAAAAGTTGTCTTCCGTGAAATTCCAGGCACAGAAAAAGTATGGCCTTGTGATCACGTATTTATCGCGATCGGTTTTGAAGGTCCAGAGCACCCAGTATTACAAGAATTTGGGGTTGAAATCGAAAATCGAAAAGTAAAAGCACCGTATGGAAAGTATACGACAAACCTTGATGGTGTATTTGCCGCAGGGGATGTAAGAAGAGGACAAAGCTTAATCGTCTGGGCGATTCACGAAGGCCGTGAAGCTGCTCGTGAAGTGGACCGGTTCTTAATGGGGACAACGACTTTACCTTAA
- a CDS encoding 6-phosphogluconate dehydrogenase (product_source=KO:K00033; cath_funfam=1.10.1040.10,1.20.5.320,3.40.50.720; cog=COG0362; ko=KO:K00033; pfam=PF00393,PF03446; smart=SM01350; superfamily=48179,51735; tigrfam=TIGR00873), which produces MSKQQIGVIGLAVMGKNLALNIESRGYSVSVYNRSSEKTEEMLKEAEGKNIVGTYSIEEFVQSLEKPRKILLMVKAGAPTDATIEQLLPYLEEGDILIDGGNTYFKDTIRRNKQLAERGIHFIGTGVSGGEEGALKGPSIMPGGQKEAHELVRPIFEAISAKVEGEPCTTYIGPDGAGHYVKMVHNGIEYGDMQLISEAYFILKHILGLSATELHEVFAEWNKGELDSYLIEITADIFTKVDEETGKPLVDVILDTAGQKGTGKWTSQSALDLGVPLPIITESVFARFISAMKEERVKASKLLSGPEVKPYEGDQEALIEAVRKALYMSKICSYAQGFAQMKTASEEYNWNLNYGDIAMIFRGGCIIRAAFLQKIKEAYDRDPELPNLLLDPYFKEIVESYQGALRQVIALAIGRGIPVPAFSAALAYYDSYRTETLPANLIQAQRDYFGAHTYQRVDKEGMFHTDWLNK; this is translated from the coding sequence ATGTCAAAACAACAAATTGGTGTTATCGGACTTGCGGTAATGGGTAAAAATCTTGCTCTCAACATTGAAAGCAGAGGCTATTCAGTTTCTGTATACAATCGCTCTTCAGAAAAAACGGAGGAAATGTTAAAAGAAGCGGAAGGAAAAAATATCGTTGGCACATACAGTATTGAAGAGTTTGTACAATCGTTAGAAAAACCGCGAAAAATTTTATTAATGGTTAAAGCAGGTGCCCCAACAGATGCGACGATTGAACAGCTTCTTCCTTATCTAGAGGAAGGAGATATTTTAATTGACGGCGGTAATACATATTTTAAAGATACAATTCGCCGTAATAAACAGCTTGCTGAACGTGGAATCCATTTCATAGGTACAGGTGTTTCAGGTGGTGAAGAGGGAGCGCTAAAAGGTCCTTCTATTATGCCAGGTGGTCAAAAAGAAGCACATGAGCTTGTTCGCCCGATTTTTGAAGCGATCTCTGCCAAAGTAGAAGGTGAGCCATGTACAACATACATTGGTCCAGATGGTGCTGGTCATTACGTCAAAATGGTTCACAATGGGATCGAGTATGGAGATATGCAATTAATTTCGGAAGCTTACTTTATCTTAAAGCACATTCTAGGCTTAAGTGCTACTGAGCTTCATGAAGTGTTTGCAGAGTGGAATAAGGGTGAGCTTGATAGCTACCTCATTGAAATTACAGCTGATATTTTCACAAAAGTGGATGAAGAAACAGGTAAGCCTCTTGTTGATGTGATTTTAGATACAGCTGGCCAAAAAGGAACAGGTAAATGGACGAGTCAAAGCGCTCTCGATTTAGGTGTTCCGCTTCCGATTATTACAGAATCTGTATTTGCTCGTTTCATCTCGGCGATGAAGGAAGAACGCGTAAAAGCAAGCAAATTGCTCTCTGGTCCAGAAGTAAAACCGTATGAAGGAGATCAAGAAGCATTAATCGAAGCGGTTCGCAAAGCGCTTTATATGAGCAAAATATGTTCCTATGCACAAGGATTTGCGCAAATGAAAACGGCTTCTGAGGAATACAATTGGAACTTAAACTACGGGGATATTGCGATGATTTTCCGTGGAGGCTGTATTATTCGTGCAGCATTCCTCCAAAAAATTAAAGAAGCCTATGATCGTGATCCAGAATTACCGAATTTATTATTAGATCCATACTTTAAAGAAATCGTTGAAAGTTATCAAGGAGCACTGCGCCAAGTTATTGCTCTTGCTATCGGAAGAGGTATTCCGGTTCCAGCTTTCTCTGCTGCTCTAGCTTACTATGATAGCTATCGTACCGAAACATTACCGGCGAATTTAATTCAGGCACAACGCGACTACTTTGGTGCGCACACATACCAACGTGTCGATAAAGAAGGTATGTTCCATACAGACTGGTTAAATAAATAA
- a CDS encoding arylformamidase (product_source=KO:K07130; cath_funfam=3.50.30.50; cog=COG1878; ko=KO:K07130; pfam=PF04199; superfamily=102198) has product MMKIYDVTASIYEGMPVYKNKPEKQPKIHTVTNAHVTESRIDMDLHTGTHVDSPLHMINDGETMESISIEDLVGNVKLFDLTNVEDRITKKDLEELDIQKGDFVLFKTKNSFDEEFNFDFIFVAEDAAQHLAEIGVKGVGIDALGIERSQPGHPTHRTLFSHQVIVMEGLRLKDIPQGEYFMVAAPLKVQGTDAAPARVLLLEGIKA; this is encoded by the coding sequence ATGATGAAAATATACGATGTAACAGCTTCCATATACGAAGGAATGCCTGTTTATAAAAACAAACCTGAAAAACAGCCAAAAATTCATACCGTAACAAACGCACATGTAACGGAATCTCGGATTGATATGGATTTACATACCGGAACACATGTCGATTCTCCACTTCATATGATAAACGATGGAGAAACAATGGAATCAATTTCGATTGAAGATTTAGTTGGCAACGTTAAGCTTTTTGATTTAACAAATGTAGAGGATCGAATTACAAAAAAGGATCTTGAAGAACTAGACATTCAAAAAGGAGATTTTGTCTTATTTAAAACGAAAAACTCCTTTGATGAAGAATTTAATTTTGATTTCATTTTTGTTGCAGAAGATGCTGCGCAGCATTTAGCGGAAATCGGTGTAAAAGGAGTTGGCATTGACGCACTAGGAATCGAAAGAAGTCAGCCAGGTCATCCAACACACCGCACATTATTTAGCCATCAAGTCATTGTGATGGAAGGTTTAAGACTAAAAGACATTCCACAAGGAGAATACTTTATGGTAGCTGCTCCACTCAAGGTACAAGGAACAGATGCAGCACCTGCACGTGTATTACTATTAGAAGGGATAAAAGCATAA
- a CDS encoding glucose-6-phosphate 1-dehydrogenase (product_source=KO:K00036; cath_funfam=3.30.360.10; cog=COG0364; ko=KO:K00036; pfam=PF00479,PF02781; superfamily=51735,55347; tigrfam=TIGR00871), producing MNTVHMPKAVVVIFGATGDLAKRKLYPSIYRLYQNGKIGEEFAVVGVARRQWTNEVFRENVESSVRKAISCSEKLHDFTSHFYYHPFDVTNPSSYHDLRSLLNDLDGKYKTEGNRIFYLAMAPEFFGTIANSLKDYGLKDTGGWTRLVIEKPFGHDLASAKKLNEEIRAAFDEEQIYRIDHYLGKEMVQNIEVIRFANAIFEHLWNNRFISNIQITSSESLGVEERASYYEKSGALRDMVQNHMLQMVSLLAMEPPIKLTTEEIRSEKIKVLRALRPIKEEEVSKYFVRGQYGKGTVKGEKVKGYREETNVDEKSNTETFVAGKIMIDNYRWAGVPFYIRTGKRMAEKSTKIVVEFKDIPMNLYFKNKDENRPNLLIIHIQPDEGITLHLNAKKVRTGSIATPIKLSYNNNGIDGMNTPEAYEKLLYDCMLGDATNFTHWDEVALSWAYVDPISNAWAKENGDFPNYKAGSMGPKAADELLAKDGFHWWPVTNDEK from the coding sequence GTGAATACAGTACATATGCCAAAAGCAGTTGTTGTCATCTTTGGAGCGACAGGAGATTTAGCGAAACGAAAGCTTTATCCTTCCATTTACCGTCTTTATCAAAACGGAAAAATTGGCGAGGAATTTGCTGTAGTAGGTGTGGCAAGACGCCAATGGACAAATGAAGTATTTAGGGAAAATGTCGAAAGCTCCGTTCGTAAGGCTATTTCTTGCAGTGAAAAGCTTCATGATTTCACATCCCATTTTTATTATCATCCATTTGATGTAACGAATCCATCTTCTTATCATGACCTACGAAGCTTATTAAACGATTTAGATGGAAAATACAAAACTGAAGGAAATCGAATCTTTTATTTAGCGATGGCGCCTGAATTTTTTGGTACGATTGCAAATAGCTTAAAAGATTATGGATTAAAAGATACAGGCGGCTGGACGCGTCTTGTCATAGAAAAGCCTTTTGGTCATGACTTAGCCTCTGCGAAAAAATTAAATGAAGAAATTCGCGCGGCATTTGATGAAGAACAAATTTATCGGATCGACCACTATTTAGGAAAAGAAATGGTTCAAAACATCGAAGTGATTCGCTTTGCCAACGCCATTTTTGAACACTTATGGAATAATCGATTTATTTCTAACATTCAAATTACTTCAAGCGAATCACTCGGAGTGGAAGAGCGTGCGAGCTACTATGAAAAATCTGGGGCGCTTCGCGATATGGTACAAAACCATATGCTGCAAATGGTTTCACTGCTCGCCATGGAACCACCGATTAAATTAACAACAGAAGAAATTCGATCAGAAAAAATAAAAGTGTTGCGAGCTTTACGGCCAATTAAGGAAGAGGAAGTATCGAAATATTTCGTTCGTGGTCAGTATGGAAAAGGCACCGTAAAAGGAGAGAAAGTAAAAGGATATCGTGAAGAAACAAATGTTGATGAAAAGTCCAATACCGAAACGTTTGTGGCGGGCAAAATTATGATTGATAACTATCGTTGGGCTGGTGTTCCATTTTATATTCGTACCGGAAAACGAATGGCCGAAAAATCAACGAAAATTGTCGTAGAATTTAAAGATATACCAATGAATTTATATTTTAAAAATAAAGATGAAAATCGTCCAAACTTACTGATTATTCATATTCAGCCAGATGAGGGAATCACCCTTCATTTAAATGCGAAAAAGGTAAGAACTGGCTCAATCGCAACCCCGATTAAGCTTTCATACAACAACAATGGAATTGATGGAATGAATACACCGGAAGCGTACGAAAAGCTTTTATACGACTGCATGTTAGGTGATGCAACAAACTTTACACATTGGGATGAAGTAGCACTTTCATGGGCTTATGTCGATCCTATTTCCAATGCTTGGGCAAAGGAAAACGGAGATTTTCCAAACTACAAAGCCGGATCAATGGGTCCAAAAGCAGCTGATGAATTACTCGCCAAAGATGGATTTCATTGGTGGCCGGTCACAAATGATGAAAAATAA
- a CDS encoding ribonuclease Z (product_source=KO:K00784; cath_funfam=3.60.15.10; cog=COG1234; ko=KO:K00784; pfam=PF00753,PF12706; superfamily=56281; tigrfam=TIGR02651) — MDLYFLGTGAGVPAKSRNVTSIALQLLKERRAVWLFDCGEATQHQILHTPIKPRKIEKIFITHLHGDHIFGLPGLLGSRSFQGGETPLTIYGPPGMKDFIEASLRLSCTHLKYKITIHEIREEGVIFEDDTFFVSVKRLQHGIPCFGFRIVEKDLPGTLLVDKLMQNGIPPGPIYKELKKGHTIRLDDGRMLNGKDFLGAPKKGRIVTILGDTKYCEASIELAKEADLLIHEATFAKGENDLAYNYYHSTTVQAALVAKKANAKKLYLTHISSRYQSEQDEQMLLKEARETFLETYLAHDFMNVQIERDKGKTEEHL, encoded by the coding sequence TTGGATCTATATTTTTTAGGTACTGGAGCAGGAGTACCAGCAAAATCACGAAATGTTACGTCGATTGCCTTGCAATTATTAAAAGAACGGAGAGCAGTATGGCTGTTTGATTGCGGGGAAGCAACCCAGCATCAAATTTTACATACCCCCATTAAACCGAGAAAAATTGAAAAAATATTTATTACTCATTTACATGGAGATCATATTTTCGGACTTCCTGGACTACTAGGAAGCCGTTCATTTCAAGGGGGGGAGACACCTCTTACGATATACGGACCTCCTGGAATGAAAGATTTTATTGAAGCTTCTTTAAGGTTAAGTTGTACACATTTGAAATACAAAATCACGATCCATGAGATTAGAGAAGAAGGAGTTATTTTTGAAGATGATACGTTTTTTGTGTCCGTCAAAAGACTCCAACATGGGATCCCTTGCTTCGGTTTTCGAATCGTTGAAAAGGATTTGCCTGGAACGCTGCTTGTAGATAAACTAATGCAAAACGGGATTCCTCCAGGACCTATTTACAAGGAATTAAAAAAAGGACATACGATTAGGTTAGACGATGGCCGTATGTTAAACGGAAAGGATTTTTTAGGAGCTCCAAAAAAAGGACGTATCGTCACGATTTTAGGTGATACGAAGTATTGTGAGGCGAGTATTGAATTAGCAAAAGAGGCAGATCTTTTAATCCATGAAGCTACATTTGCTAAAGGAGAAAATGATCTTGCTTACAACTATTATCATTCAACAACGGTTCAGGCGGCATTAGTGGCCAAAAAAGCGAACGCCAAAAAGCTTTATTTAACACATATTAGCTCTCGCTATCAAAGTGAACAAGACGAACAAATGCTATTGAAGGAAGCGCGGGAAACGTTTTTGGAAACATATTTAGCCCATGATTTTATGAATGTTCAAATTGAAAGAGACAAGGGGAAAACGGAAGAGCATTTATGA
- a CDS encoding NADPH2 dehydrogenase (product_source=KO:K00354; cath_funfam=3.20.20.70; cog=COG1902; ko=KO:K00354; pfam=PF00724; superfamily=51395) has translation MSRALFSPFTIKDVTLKNRIVMSPMCMYSAMNRNGFLEDFHFTHYISRAAGQVGLIILEATAVTPQGRISDQDLGIWDDQHIEKLAKLNVQIKKYGAKTGIQLAHAGRKATVDGDIYAPSAIPFDENMKTPKEMTKEDIHFTINAFQDAAKRAKKAGFDIIEIHGAHGYLINEFLSPLTNARKDEYGGSLEKRYRFLKEVIQAVKEVWEGPLYVRVSANDYHPEGLTVTDYVQYAKWMKEDGVDLIDVSSGAVVPAKIDVYPGYQVRYAETIRNLANIQTGAVGMITSGLQAEEILKNNRADLIFVGRELLRNPYWPYAAAKELNTEITPPVQYERGWNF, from the coding sequence ATGAGTCGAGCATTATTTTCACCTTTTACGATAAAAGACGTTACCTTAAAAAACCGAATTGTCATGTCGCCAATGTGTATGTATTCGGCGATGAATCGAAACGGCTTTTTAGAAGATTTCCATTTTACTCATTACATATCAAGAGCTGCAGGTCAAGTTGGCTTAATTATACTTGAAGCGACGGCTGTTACCCCACAAGGAAGAATATCAGATCAAGACCTCGGGATTTGGGATGATCAGCATATCGAAAAATTAGCAAAACTAAATGTACAAATAAAAAAGTATGGAGCAAAAACTGGGATTCAGCTTGCCCATGCGGGACGAAAAGCAACGGTTGACGGGGATATTTATGCTCCATCTGCGATTCCTTTTGATGAAAATATGAAAACACCAAAGGAAATGACGAAAGAAGATATCCATTTCACGATCAACGCCTTTCAAGACGCCGCTAAAAGAGCCAAAAAAGCAGGGTTCGACATCATCGAAATTCATGGTGCTCATGGTTATTTAATCAATGAGTTTTTGTCCCCATTAACCAATGCCAGAAAAGATGAGTATGGCGGATCTCTTGAAAAACGATATCGCTTCTTAAAGGAAGTCATCCAAGCAGTGAAAGAAGTTTGGGAAGGGCCATTATACGTTCGCGTTTCAGCAAATGATTACCATCCAGAAGGATTAACGGTGACAGATTATGTGCAATATGCTAAATGGATGAAAGAAGATGGGGTGGATTTGATTGATGTAAGTTCTGGTGCGGTTGTACCAGCCAAAATAGATGTATATCCAGGCTATCAAGTTCGATATGCTGAAACGATCCGCAACTTAGCAAACATTCAAACAGGAGCAGTAGGAATGATTACAAGCGGACTACAAGCAGAAGAAATATTAAAAAACAATCGTGCCGATTTAATCTTTGTTGGTCGAGAGCTATTGCGCAATCCATATTGGCCATATGCTGCAGCAAAGGAATTAAACACTGAAATCACCCCACCTGTTCAATATGAACGTGGCTGGAATTTTTAA
- a CDS encoding arginine utilization protein RocB (product_source=COG4187; cath_funfam=2.170.260.10,3.40.630.10; cog=COG4187; pfam=PF01546; superfamily=53187) produces the protein MKWQTDEQLKELLCSLVEHASITGTKGEVTFAERLFYLLKGFPYFEKNLDHLQLHSLRDGRHLLTAFVQKEPLKDTVVLLSHFDVVDIKDYGHLEHLAFRPRELTHELHNLYERIPTNVRADLQSGEWLFGRGVMDMKAGLTVHLSMLERAMNGQFPGNLLLLTVPDEEANSEGMLSAISVIKDLQKKYQLNIKACVNSEPVFSKYPNDDHYYIYTGSIGKVLAGFFCKGIETHVGEPFSGLNANFMISELNRFIELNEQFCEFFESDEVTPPPTNLMQKDLKEEYSVQIPHESVSMFNLFVMNRSFQKLHQMLWETAKRAARQIEDTYSKREKEFQKHVPFSSRKRNVKVFTYQQLLEKAIELYGEAEVGRRIDYLQSNRGVLGDRDFSTKLVADLASLCHEEAPMIVLFYSPPFYPAVSSKNDPLIEKTVTNLKIYAQQKHNVDITRQHYFPGLSDLSFLKLNEDPKTLHLLTSNMPLYGKGYYMPIQEMMELNIPVLNVGPFGKDAHKWTERLHLPLSFSVFPDLLSYTIQSLLKEGA, from the coding sequence ATGAAATGGCAAACGGATGAACAGTTAAAAGAGCTGTTATGCTCTCTTGTCGAACACGCTTCCATTACGGGGACGAAAGGAGAAGTAACTTTTGCTGAACGATTATTTTATTTGTTAAAAGGATTTCCTTATTTTGAAAAAAATCTAGATCATTTACAATTACATTCTTTACGAGACGGTCGTCATCTTTTAACCGCATTTGTTCAAAAAGAACCTTTGAAAGATACAGTTGTATTATTGAGTCATTTTGATGTGGTAGATATTAAAGACTATGGCCACCTGGAGCATCTTGCCTTTCGTCCACGAGAACTTACCCATGAACTGCACAACTTATATGAGAGAATCCCGACGAATGTAAGAGCGGATTTACAAAGCGGGGAGTGGTTATTTGGGCGTGGAGTGATGGATATGAAAGCAGGATTAACCGTTCATCTTTCCATGCTGGAGCGGGCGATGAACGGGCAGTTTCCTGGCAACCTTTTGCTGTTAACCGTTCCAGATGAGGAAGCAAATTCTGAAGGGATGCTTTCCGCTATTTCGGTTATAAAAGATTTACAAAAGAAATATCAGTTAAATATAAAAGCATGTGTGAACAGTGAGCCTGTTTTTTCAAAATATCCAAATGATGACCATTATTACATTTATACAGGGTCCATAGGAAAAGTATTGGCAGGATTTTTTTGTAAAGGGATTGAAACACATGTAGGGGAGCCGTTTTCTGGTTTAAATGCAAACTTCATGATATCAGAATTAAACCGATTCATCGAGCTGAATGAACAGTTTTGTGAGTTCTTTGAAAGCGATGAAGTCACACCACCACCAACCAATTTAATGCAAAAGGATTTAAAAGAAGAATATTCAGTGCAAATTCCGCACGAATCTGTCAGTATGTTTAACCTTTTTGTGATGAATCGATCATTTCAAAAACTGCATCAAATGTTATGGGAAACAGCTAAACGTGCAGCAAGACAAATTGAAGATACGTACTCGAAACGAGAAAAAGAATTTCAAAAACACGTCCCTTTTTCATCAAGAAAAAGGAATGTGAAGGTTTTTACGTATCAACAATTGCTTGAAAAGGCGATTGAACTATATGGGGAAGCGGAAGTTGGAAGAAGGATTGACTATTTACAGTCCAATCGTGGTGTTCTTGGTGATCGTGACTTTTCAACAAAACTTGTTGCGGATCTTGCTTCTCTTTGTCATGAAGAAGCACCGATGATTGTTCTTTTTTATAGTCCACCTTTTTATCCAGCTGTATCGTCAAAAAATGATCCGCTGATTGAAAAAACGGTTACAAATCTGAAAATATATGCTCAGCAAAAACATAACGTTGACATTACAAGGCAACATTATTTTCCGGGCTTATCAGATTTAAGCTTCTTAAAGCTAAATGAAGACCCAAAAACGTTGCATTTACTCACTTCCAATATGCCACTATACGGAAAGGGATATTATATGCCGATTCAAGAAATGATGGAGTTAAATATTCCTGTCTTAAATGTTGGGCCGTTTGGGAAAGATGCCCATAAATGGACGGAGAGGCTCCATCTCCCGCTTAGCTTTTCCGTTTTTCCGGACCTGTTATCGTATACCATTCAATCGCTACTAAAGGAAGGAGCTTAA
- a CDS encoding pyrroline-5-carboxylate reductase (product_source=KO:K00286; cath_funfam=1.10.3730.10,3.40.50.720; cog=COG0345; ko=KO:K00286; pfam=PF03807,PF08451,PF14748; superfamily=48179,51735; tigrfam=TIGR00112), giving the protein MKNIGIIGAGSMAEAMLSGFIQGEVYDAQHIYVTNKSNAERLNDLQRQYGVNISLNKKEILEKADLIFLAMKPKDVKEAIHSIKRYVTEKHLFISVLAGVSTSVIEEMLEKKVPVIRAMPNTSASIRLSATGMAKGAYATDEQLTFAKNLFKAIGTVEIVEEEQLDAVTGLAGSGPAYIYYLVEAMELAGKEVGLDEETARSFIIQTLYGASEMLKQTKKDASVLRKEVTSPGGTTEAGIHVLKTNGFKEMMIECVKQAQARSKELKHSFNEMLLKERA; this is encoded by the coding sequence ATGAAAAACATCGGGATCATTGGAGCCGGATCGATGGCAGAAGCCATGCTATCAGGCTTTATTCAAGGAGAGGTATATGATGCACAACATATTTATGTGACAAATAAATCGAATGCGGAACGTCTAAATGATTTACAACGACAATACGGTGTGAACATCTCCTTAAACAAGAAAGAAATATTAGAAAAAGCAGATTTAATCTTTTTAGCGATGAAGCCAAAGGATGTGAAAGAGGCCATTCATTCTATAAAACGATACGTAACCGAAAAACATCTCTTTATTTCCGTACTGGCCGGTGTTTCGACATCTGTCATTGAAGAAATGTTAGAGAAAAAAGTTCCCGTTATACGAGCGATGCCAAATACGTCTGCCTCTATCCGTCTATCAGCAACAGGGATGGCAAAAGGGGCTTATGCGACAGACGAGCAGCTCACCTTTGCGAAAAACTTATTCAAAGCGATTGGAACGGTAGAAATCGTAGAGGAGGAGCAATTAGATGCCGTCACTGGACTTGCGGGGAGCGGTCCTGCTTACATTTATTATTTAGTTGAAGCGATGGAGCTTGCTGGAAAAGAGGTCGGTTTAGATGAAGAGACAGCTCGATCGTTTATTATTCAAACATTATATGGAGCATCAGAAATGTTAAAGCAAACGAAAAAGGACGCCTCCGTTCTCCGAAAAGAAGTGACAAGTCCAGGCGGAACAACAGAAGCGGGCATTCACGTGTTAAAAACTAATGGATTTAAAGAAATGATGATTGAATGTGTGAAGCAAGCACAAGCTCGTTCCAAAGAATTGAAACATTCCTTCAATGAAATGCTGCTAAAGGAACGAGCTTAA